A window of the Citrus sinensis cultivar Valencia sweet orange chromosome 9, DVS_A1.0, whole genome shotgun sequence genome harbors these coding sequences:
- the LOC107176556 gene encoding putative disease resistance RPP13-like protein 1 produces MAVGGLFLSAFLQMLFDRLMSREVLNFARREGVISKLEKWKKTLLMIQAVFSDAEEKQLTDKAVKMWLDDLQDLAYDVEDILDEFATEALARKLKVEHHQSSSSNSKVQNLIIPACFTSLSPSSIKFNVGMGSKIRSISSRFEEICKQKVELGLQMNAGGVSIAGWQRPTSTCLPTEPAVFGRDEDKAKILEMVLRDEPTDANFSLIPIVGMAGVGKTTLARVAFDDKAVEMFNLRSWVCVSDDFDILRITKSILESITFSPNSLKDLNQIQVQLREAVAGKRFLIVLDDVWSKNYSLWNTLKSPFRAGASGSKILVTTRSTDVALTVGTAEYYNLKLLSDDDCWSVFVKHAFEKRDVGLHRHMGSIRKKVVQKCRGLPLAAETLGGLLRCKQSDDEWDEILNSKIWYLSEESNILPVLRLSYHHLPSHLKRCFAYCAIFPKDYEFEEMELVYLWIAEGLIQQSNSSK; encoded by the coding sequence ATGGCCGTGGGAGGGCTCTTCCTCTCTGCATTCCTTCAAATGTTGTTTGACAGATTGATGTCCCGTGAGGTGCTGAACTTTGCACGTCGAGAGGGGGTAATTTCAAAGCTAGAAAAGTGGAAGAAAACGTTGTTGATGATCCAGGCTGTGTTTAGCGACGCGGAGGAGAAGCAACTGACTGATAAGGCTGTGAAAATGTGGCTGGATGATCTTCAGGACTTGGCTTATGATGTGGAGGACATATTGGATGAGTTTGCCACAGAAGCTTTGGCACGCAAGTTGAAGGTGGAACATCATCAGTCTAGCTCTAGCAACAGCAAGGTTCAGAATCTCATCATCCCTGCTTGTTTCACCAGTTTGAGTCCAAGTTCTATTAAGTTTAATGTTGGTATGGGGTCCAAGATTCGAAGTATATCTAGCCGGtttgaagaaatttgtaaACAGAAGGTTGAGCTCGGATTGCAAATGAATGCTGGAGGGGTGTCAATTGCTGGATGGCAAAGACCAACAAGTACATGTTTGCCAACAGAACCTGCTGTTTTCGGGAGAGATGAAGATAAGGCGAAGATTCTTGAAATGGTGTTGAGAGATGAACCCACTGATGCCAACTTCTCCTTGATACCGATTGTTGGTATGGCTGGAGTTGGGAAAACTACACTTGCTCGTGTTGCGTTTGATGACAAAGCAGTGGAAATGTTTAACCTAAGATCATGGGTTTGTGTCTCTGATGACTTTGATATTTTGAGAATCACAAAATCAATTCTTGAGTCAATTACCTTCTCACCCAACAGTTTAAAGGATTTAAACCAAATACAAGTTCAACTGAGAGAGGCAGTAGCTGGGAAAAGGTTTTTGATTGTGTTAGATGATGTTTGGAGTAAGAATTATAGCTTGTGGAATACCCTGAAGTCTCCCTTTAGGGCTGGAGCATCTGGAAGTAAGATACTTGTGACTACACGTAGCACGGATGTTGCTTTAACCGTAGGAACCGCTGAATATTATAACTTAAAGCTTTTATCTGATGATGATTGCTGGTCTGTGTTTGTTAAGCACGCATTTGAGAAAAGAGACGTGGGTTTGCATAGGCATATGGGATCAATTCGTAAGAAAGTTGTTCAGAAGTGCAGAGGCTTGCCACTAGCAGCAGAGACTCTTGGTGGTCTTCTACGTTGTAAGCAAAGTGATGATGAGTGGGATGAAATATTGAACAGCAAAATATGGTATTTATCAGAAGAAAGTAATATTCTCCCAGTGTTAAGATTAAGCTATCATCATCTCCCCTCACATTTAAAGAGGTGTTTTGCATATTGTGCAATTTTCCCGAAAGACTATGAATTCGAGGAGATGGAGTTAGTCTATTTATGGATTGCAGAAGGACTTATTCAACAATCAAATAGCAGCAAATGA
- the LOC102627152 gene encoding putative disease resistance protein At3g14460, which translates to MHDLVNDLAQWISGETSFRLENEMVTDNKSRRFRRARHSSYTCGFYDGKSKFEVFHEVEHLRTFLLVLSYEIRLLTRYITDVVLSNLLPKFTKLRFLILRGCYRLKKLPSNLRNLINLRHLVVTYVDLIREMPLGIKELKCLQMLSNFIVGMVTGSRLKDLKDFKLLRGELCISRLDYFDDSRNEALEKNVLDMLQPHRSLKELTVKCYGGTVFPSWMGDPLFSNIVLLRLEDCEKCTSLPSLGLLGSLKNLTIKGMRRLKSIGFEIYGEGCSKPFQALETLCFEDLPEWEHWNSFKENDHVERFACLRQLSIVKCPRLCGRLPNHLPILEKLMIYECVQLVVSFSSLPLLCKLEIDRCKGFENLLIQGFQKVECLKIVGCEELISFWQNEICLEKPPIRLQSLSSLQKLSIEDCPTLISFPESCFPSILSELKIRNCNALTSLPVEMKHDNACLKSLWVGGCHSLTYIIRGHLPSSLKILQIRNCRKLQCLLHDEEETSIPSSLMMHGKNNSTSTSLLQSLYVYNCPSLICLSSKGQLPKALQQLEILDCPKLESIAERFHNNTSLGCIWIWKCENLKSLPEGLPNLNSLHNIYVWDCPSLVSFPEGGLPNCSLSVTIGKCEKLKALPSHLHCLFKN; encoded by the exons atgcATGACCTTGTCAATGATTTAGCTCAGTGGATTTCTGGAGAAACAAGTTTTCGATTGGAGAACGAAATGGTGACTGATAACAAATCAAGAAGATTTCGAAGGGCACGCCATTCTTCTTacacctgtggattttatgatggaaaaagtaaatttgaagTCTTCCATGAAGTTGAGCACCTGCGGACATTTTTACTTGTGCTGTCATATGAAATTCGTCTTCTGACTCGTTACATAACCGATGTTGTTCTCTCTAATTTGCTGCCAAAGTTCACAAAATTAAGG tttttaatattgagaGGTTGTTATCGACTTAAGAAGTTGCCTTCTAACCTGAGGAATTTGATCAATCTACGGCATTTAGTTGTTACATATGTTGACTTGATAAGAGAAATGCCATTGGgaataaaagaattgaaatgtCTTCAGATGCTGTCTAATTTTATTGTGGGAATGGTTACTGGATCTCGTTTGAAAGATTTGAAGGATTTCAAGTTGCTTCGTGGAGAACTTTGCATTTCAAGATTAGACTAT TTTGATGATTCACGGAATGAGGCTCTTGAAAAGAATGTACTTGACATGCTGCAACCTCATAGAAGCCTAAAAGAGCTCACTGTCAAATGCTATGGTGGTACAGTATTTCCATCTTGGATGGGAGACccattattttctaatatagTACTCTTGAGACTGGAAGATTGTGAAAAATGCACATCCTTACCTTCACTTGGACTTTTGGGTTCGCTTAAAAACCTCACAATCAAGGGGATGAGAAGACTAAAAAGCATAGGTTTTGAGATTTACGGGGAGGGTTGCTCAAAACCTTTTCAAGCACTAGAGACTCTTTGTTTTGAGGATTTGCCAGAATGGGAACACTGGAATTctttcaaagaaaatgatcATGTAGAGAGATTTGCTTGCCTTCGTCAGCTTTCTATTGTAAAATGCCCCAGACTTTGTGGCAGATTACCTAACCATCTTCCTATATTGGAGAAGCTTATGATTTACGAATGTGTTCAATTGGTGGTGTCATTCTCAAGCCTTCCGTTGCTCTGCAAACTAGAAATAGATAGATGCAAAG ggtttgaaaatttgttaatCCAAGGGTTTCAGAAGGTTGAGTGCTTGAAGATTGTTGGTTGTGAAGAACTCATATCTTTTTGGCAGAATGAGATTTGTCTAGAAAAGCCACCAATAAGGCTGCAAAGCCTCTCATCCCTTCAAAAGCTATCTATTGAAGATTGCCCTACTCTTATTTCATTTCCTGAATCATGTTTTCCTTCCATTCTCAGTGAACTTAAGATTCGAAATTGCAATGCTTTAACATCCTTACCTGTGGAAATGAAGCACGACAATGCATGTCTTAAAAGCCTATGGGTTGGAGGTTGTCATTCTCTGACATACATCATAAGAGGCCATCTGCCTTCATCTCTAAAAATCCTTCAGATCCGAAATTGTAGGAAATTGCAGTGTTTGTTGCATGATGAAGAGGAAACTTCTATTCCATCATCTTTAATGATGCATGGAAAGAATAACAGCACCAGCACATCTCTTCTTCAATCCTTGTATGTATATAACTGTCCATCTCTTATATGCTTATCATCAAAAGGCCAATTACCCAAGGCGCTTCAACAGCTCGAAATTCTTGATTGCCCAAAGTTGGAGTCAATAGCAGAAAGGTTTCATAATAATACTTCTCTTGGATGCATTTGGATTTGGAAATGTGAAAACCTTAAATCCTTACCTGAGGGCCTACCGAATCTCAACAGTCTTCATAATATTTACGTATGGGACTGTCCGAGTCTTGTTTCCTTCCCAGAGGGAGGGCTTCCCAACTGCAGTTTAAGTGTCACAATTGGTAAATGTGAGAAACTTAAAGCCCTACCCAGTCACTTACACTGCCTCTTCaagaattga
- the LOC127899950 gene encoding uncharacterized protein LOC127899950 → MVKDIESMNLSELAASVQRVSFRLATMVSCYKTGSARHERKLQADNQELRKKVESADRSKKKLAELNKQLTELEEKVAVAESTSSKLEGELGDLKSDLQATQSEKDTMRTALEGEIKSLSEQLAEEKGKSADVDDRPDAEYDSGVAFSYKCIMSVLKEEYAELDMSKLEAGVERYIAGAGQGEKEHGEQEQGEQEHVEALLDGVHEGEVGGRAFEVG, encoded by the coding sequence ATGGTGAAGGACATCGAGAGTATGAACCTCTCCGAGTTAGCTGCTTCTGTTCAAAGGGTCTCCTTCAGGCTGGCCACCATGGTTTCGTGTTACAAGACTGGGTCCGCCCGCCATGAGAGGAAGCTTCAAGCTGACAATCAAGAGTTGAGGAAGAAAGTTGAATCTGCTGATCGCTCCAAGAAGAAGCTGGCCGAGCTGAACAAGCAGCTTACGGAGCTGGAGGAGAAAGTTGCGGTTGCTGAGTCCACTTCCTCCAAGCTTGAGGGTGAGTTGGGTGACCTGAAGTCCGATCTTCAGGCTACTCAAAGTGAAAAAGATACTATGAGGACTGCTCTTGAGGGAGAGATCAAATCCCTGAGTGAACAGCTGGCTGAGGAGAAAGGCAAATCCGCTGATGTGGATGATCGGCCGGATGCCGAGTATGACTCCGGGGTTGCTTTCAGCTATAAGTGCATCATGTCTGTGCTTAAGGAAGAATACGCCGAGCTCGACATGAGCAAGCTGGAGGCTGGGGTGGAGAGATATATAGCTGGGGCCGGCCAGGGAGAAAAGGAGCATGGTGAGCAGGAGCAGGGTGAGCAGGAGCATGTGGAGGCTCTCTTGGATGGGGTGCATGAGGGGGAAGTTGGGGGACGTGCTTTCGAAGTGGGTTAA
- the LOC127899951 gene encoding uncharacterized protein LOC127899951, whose amino-acid sequence MSNRRRKLIADESDEETGDSDLNLSIPTDFLRPSSIVGPSHGRDTLEYPHPLAVSPSPELELVENRGGPASGSGENHSFGGVGVLEGVSDGEGNSSRPSRPAKKRNLGHRVEANSYPIDFTACATTPTDLFKVRKLYNIPNEVLLVVPEKGDVPSRPPKGYVTMHLESFKLGARLLLQSYFARILGGMHLTPGQLHPNGWRVLSAMFILWERCGSEEPSLVEVKHLYQLRSSPKEAGWYYFMSSSTKRKPITNFPSSCKNWKNKFFFAGGNWCPAAHSLGGDIYLPTHFVTPGRSFFAYVFSPIVTYWDLLSPTNLVGSGLVHIAAGMDNKILSAMSRKRGRVPSSSSNLPPPPKKASAGSSKAPVPALPPPPHVRVVGRKLPTRVLRSTCSLRTHLLLFNLGIKVTT is encoded by the exons ATGTCAAATCGGAGAAGAAAATTGATTGCCGATGAGAGTGACGAAGAAACGGGGGATTCAGACCTTAACTTGTCAATACCCACTGATTTTTTACGTCCCTCTAGTATTGTAGGGCCCTCCCATGGTAGGGATACCCTTGAGTACCCACACCCCTTGGCTGTTTCTCCCTCCCCCGAACTAGAGCTTGTAGAGAATAGAGGTGGACCTGCGTCGGGCTCTGGTGAGAACCACAGTTTTGGTGGGGTTGGGGTCCTTGAAGGAGTTAGTGATGGTGAGGGAAACAGTTCTAGACCGAGCAGACCTGCTAAGAAAAGGAATCTTGGCCATAGGGTGGAGGCGAATTCTTACCCTATTGATTTCACAGCTTGTGCCACCACCCCCACTGATCTATTTAAGGTTAGGAAACTCTACAACATTCCCAATGAGGTTCTCCTGGTAGTTCCTGAAAAAGGTGATGTCCCTAGTCGGCCTCCGAAAGGGTATGTGACGATGCATCTGGAAAGTTTCAAATTAGGAGCTCGGCTGCTCCTTCAAAGTTATTTTGCCAGGATACTGGGCGGTATGCACCTAACCCCAGGTCAGCTACACCCAAATGGGTGGAGAGTTCTCTCGGCGATGTTTATATTATGGGAGAGGTGTGGATCAGAGGAGCCCTCCCTTGTTGAAGTGAAGCATTTATACCAGTTGAGGAGTAGCCCAAAGGAAGCAGGCTGGTATTATTTTATGTCGAGCTCTACGAAGAGGAAGCCAATCACCAACTTTCCCTCATCGTGcaaaaattggaagaacaaattcttctttgctggAGGAAATTGGTGTCCAGCGGCCCATTCGTTGGGTGGTGATATTTACCTTCCAACGCATTTTGTCACCCCAGGTCGTTCATTTTTCGCCTATGTTTTTTCTCCAATTGTCACTTATTGG GACCTCCTGTCGCCAACAAACTTGGTCGGTTCGGGCTTGGTACATATTGCTGCTGGAATGGATAACAAGATCCTCAGCGCGATGAGCAGAAAGCGTGGTCGGGTTCCAAGCAGCTCCAGCAACCTTCCTCCTCCTCCAAAGAAAGCCAGCGCCGGTTCTTCCAAGGCTCCTGTTCCTGCTCTGCCCCCTCCCCCCCACGTAAGAGTGGTGGGGAGAAAACTTCCGACAAGAGTCCTGAGGTCAACTTGCAGTCTAAGGACCCATCTTCTCCTCTTCAATCTCGGGATCAAGGTGACTACCTGA